Genomic segment of Malus domestica chromosome 15, GDT2T_hap1:
TCCAAGGGCTTGGTTTAACggaccgttggttgatccaacggtccagattcaaattttatttttttaaatatgttattttaaaatacattgaatccaacgacaaagatcgaatataatcaaatctaacggtaaaaaaaagatctaacaacccaaatttaaatccaacggctaaattaatttaaaaaaaataatttaactcaaaattcagtgatttttcaatatttatcataatttaattttttttagattaaaatgttcataaaattaatttacgatagtctacatatttatttatttttttaaatttaatttaagaaaaaaaaatcgcttaagttcattatttaataatctcgggctaaaaTCTTAGGCTAGAACAATTTGAACAGAAAAACTATTTctaggctaaaagctaaatttttcgGATTAAAATATTTATCTTTTAGCCCGACCATTGAAGATGGTCTTACTGTTTCCtaaattttaagtttatttaagaCATTAAAATAgttcagaaaaataaaattcaggTAAGTCGTCAAATCCGGGGCTACGTGCCAATATGGCGCGTTAATCCACATCCAGCCTCACCGACAGCGGTAGCATCATCATCGACACATTGCTTCGGTCTCACTCACCCTTCACACCTCACcaactctcctctctctctctctctatctttctatctctctctaaCCTCAAGCACCAGAGCTCCACAAGTCCAATCTCCAAAAAGTATGGATTTCACAACCCAGATTCGAGCggcgagaagaagaagaagcaacgGCATTCTCCATGGCATTTTCATGAAGCTCTCTCTGCTTCTCCTACTGTCATTTCTTCCAAATCCCACAAACGCCTCGATCCACATCTACGACAGCCAAACCTTCAGAGAAGTCGGCAATGCTTACCTTCTACCCGGCGGCAGCGAAGGCATCGCCGCCACTCTCTCCGCACGTTCTTACATTCGGTAATGCTTTCGCATTTGCATCTCTTTCAGCTTATTGCTAGATCTGTCATCTGTGTACAATTGCTTCAttcaatttttgggttttttgaattttgaacctTTGGGTTTTTGCAAGATTTtagatttttgaattttgaagtgGGTGATCGATTTGGggatttctatttttaattggGTAGCCAAGAAAATGTGTTGTATGTAGAAAAGGTAAAAGATTTATTGAATTTCTCTGAATGTGGGATGGACCAGAAGTGGGGAAATTAAGTACAAACATAGTAATATCTCAATGATGAAGGGTTTAGTATAAAATTGAGTTTTAGTTAGAAGCATCCAACTACATTTTCAATGCAAATTAATAGACGATGAATTCGAAGTATGGTGGAACTATGATCCTGTGGAATCCATGAACaggaaggagaaaaaaaaaggatttcttGAAGTTGTTTCGTGAATGGTACAATGTGCAAACTAAATTCACAAATGTTTTCTTGAAGAAGCTCAAGTAGATCttctagttttatttattgtaaGCATCATTTCTAAGTTTCAGAGGGTCCTCACATCTCCATTCACCAagtgcataatcattcttgtaTCTGATTAAGTCTAAGGACACCGCTACATTATATTGTGCAGACAATGTAACTGAATTCATAGTCCATTGCATTTGCATGGTAGGATTTATTTGACAGCAACATAGTCGTGTTGTATGTGCACGTTGCTCCTTCATTCCTGTCTCTCCTCACTAAATAAACATTTCATCATCACTTTTGTTTCTGACATTTCCGAATGGAACAGATTCGAGAATATCACCTTCTGGAGGAGCAAGGATGCTGCTGAGAAGCTTTCAGACATGAAGCATAGTACTGGGTTGATACAAGTTATAATATTTGAGGCAGCTGATCGTAATAATATTGGTGGTTCTGCTTATGGTGGACAAAGAGATATATGTTGCTCTCCTGATCTCGCTAAGATGGAAGGTTGTAAGCAAGGTGAAGTCATTAGGAGACCTTCTGCAACAGATAATAAATGGCCTATTGTTTTAAATGTACGGTTCAGTGGGAACTACCTGCACACAAACATGGGTTATCAAGAGATTTTAATCCCAAAAACTGGGATGTATAACTTGTTCTTTGTAGCATGTGATCCAAAACTGAAGGGAGTAACTATGAGCGGGAAGACTTTGTGGAAAAATCCTGATGGTTACCTACCTGGTCGAATGGCTCCACTAATGAAGTTTTATGTGTTTATGTCACTTGCTTACGTGTTGCTTGGAATAATTTGGTTCACTCAGTATGTGAGGTTTTGGAAGGATATTCTGCAACTTCAGCACTGCATCACAGCTGTTATTGCTCTTGGGTTGTTTGAGATGATTCTTTGGTATTGTGATTATGATAATTTTAATAGTACAGGGATGAGGCCAATTGTTGTTACAACATTGGTTGTGACGGTTGGAGCTGTAAGAAAAACAGTTTCCCGTCTTCTTATCCTCATTGTTTCCATGGGTTATGGTGTGGTGCGGCCCACTCTTGGGGGTCTTACCTCAAAGGTGATTCTCCTTGGAATAACATTTTTTCTGGCCACAGAGTTGCTTAATATTACAGAGTATGTGGGGACAATCAATGATGTATCCGGAAGAGCAAGATTATTTCTAGTTCTTCCTGATGCTTTCTTGGACGCATTTTTGATATTATGGATTTTtacctctctctctaaaacgcTAGAGCAGCTACAGGTATAATAATTTAAATTCCTCTATTTAAGTTACAACGGCAGTGTTGTTTCTTGAGCTCATGCTTTACTTGGCATTTTATTCTCTCCATAACATGGCATTTTTAAATGTTAAACTATATGTTCTTCTCAGGCAAAGAGAAGCTCTGTCAAACTGGATATGTATAGGAAGTTCTCAAATGCATTAGCAGTCGCAGTCATTGCCTCAGTTGCATGGATAGTGTATGAGGTATGGTTTTATTGGCCAGTATACTGTGCAAATTGATATTCATTTAATGGCTCAGTTCATCCTTAATATGGATCTGAATATCTTAAATCTTATATGCTTGGGTACTTTACTACAGCATTTCCCCTATTTTCTGTCTTGCACTCACTCACTCACAAGCACACACAATAAGTGGATGGGGCAAGAAGATATATTTAATCAAAATCACCCAAAGAGTAAATCCTGTCACATTTACCTTTGTAAGAATTACTTGGTTTTACTGAGACTCGTATAAACTTACATTCCTTTTATTTATCTTTACTAGGCCCAGATAAACAATGAGTTACTGCATCCTTGGCTGACTAGAAAATTTTGTTCGAGTGTTTCATATCTTCAACCTGCACAACAAACACTGAGGACTCTGAGTGTGTTTTGTCTAATTGGAAACATACTCTTATCAAGGTTTCAATTGAAGCCAAATTGGAATCCTAGCAATTCACCATATGAAATTAAATAGGATTGCATATGATTATGTACTCACCACTATTCCTTCGTGGCTTCTGATTATGCGCTGAGATCCCCCCTGGTCGTAGAGTAAGAGCCATTggtgttaaaacttaaaagataTAATTCCTTTGGGAAGATCACAACCCTACCTGTGCCGTTTTCAGTTTGATGATCCTACTGTGCAGTTGTAGAATTTCAGCCTTTAATGGTGTAGAATTTGCTATATTGTGTTACAGTCACACTCAGGCTTGATTTTACTATTGATTTTGAATCCCTGGCCGAAGAGTTTTCATATGTTGTCCTGTATTATTTTGGACTGGTGGTGCTTT
This window contains:
- the LOC103402315 gene encoding uncharacterized protein is translated as MDFTTQIRAARRRRSNGILHGIFMKLSLLLLLSFLPNPTNASIHIYDSQTFREVGNAYLLPGGSEGIAATLSARSYIRFENITFWRSKDAAEKLSDMKHSTGLIQVIIFEAADRNNIGGSAYGGQRDICCSPDLAKMEGCKQGEVIRRPSATDNKWPIVLNVRFSGNYLHTNMGYQEILIPKTGMYNLFFVACDPKLKGVTMSGKTLWKNPDGYLPGRMAPLMKFYVFMSLAYVLLGIIWFTQYVRFWKDILQLQHCITAVIALGLFEMILWYCDYDNFNSTGMRPIVVTTLVVTVGAVRKTVSRLLILIVSMGYGVVRPTLGGLTSKVILLGITFFLATELLNITEYVGTINDVSGRARLFLVLPDAFLDAFLILWIFTSLSKTLEQLQAKRSSVKLDMYRKFSNALAVAVIASVAWIVYEVYFKATDPFNEKWQSAWVITAFWDILAFALLCVICYLWAPSQSSQRYAYSDEVGEESDDEESQSLTRGKPEGDISLVKQENIDNAKDFDEDDTEEDKRE